Proteins encoded by one window of Salmonirosea aquatica:
- a CDS encoding NADH-quinone oxidoreductase subunit N, with the protein MRTFVKKIVPPVLYLNEQLIHIGQSLAGIVPELFLALFLLIYLIAELLLHRYVNKDIMGRILFITTLAGAVLALGFVLGQWGETPGFRFHSMLFLDNIAVFFKLLVIGAWIFTLLHIRIVDYDFPTELNALLIAATLGLCLLCMATHWLSVYIALELVSVSSYLLVALSPSKKAAEGSLKYLLFGAISSAIMLYGISLIYGLTGTLDFTDPAMRFELARKVPFVMYTAIFMTFGGILFKLSLVPFHVWAPDVYEATPTPLVSFLSVAPKAAVLLVLMRAVSALPTELLPLLGGIALISIIIGNVAALWQQNARRLLAYSSIAQAGYLIIGIVAFTALGFESATFYMAAYLLLNMGAFLLIDLLRPRSQTILSEYAGLGKKHIWIASTLTLIMVALAGLPPTVGFTAKWLVFSALWDSYQAQGQPWLMWLLIVGIINAAISLAYYLRLPYLLFFKPALSQPIKPRFPVTVNIIVGTLLAAILLLFFKPEFLMVWIRTMSL; encoded by the coding sequence TTGCGTACTTTTGTCAAAAAAATTGTTCCACCTGTTTTGTACCTGAACGAGCAACTTATCCATATTGGTCAGAGTTTAGCTGGAATCGTCCCTGAACTGTTCCTGGCTCTGTTTCTTTTGATTTATCTGATAGCCGAATTACTTCTGCATCGCTATGTCAATAAGGACATTATGGGCAGAATCCTCTTCATCACTACCTTAGCTGGAGCTGTGCTTGCACTGGGATTTGTGCTGGGGCAATGGGGTGAAACACCCGGATTCCGGTTTCATTCAATGTTGTTTCTAGACAATATAGCCGTCTTTTTCAAGCTTCTTGTAATAGGCGCGTGGATTTTTACGCTCCTCCATATACGAATAGTGGATTATGATTTTCCTACTGAACTGAATGCCCTGCTCATAGCTGCTACTCTGGGCCTGTGTCTCCTGTGTATGGCTACGCATTGGCTCTCAGTCTACATAGCCCTTGAACTTGTCTCGGTGAGCTCATATTTGCTAGTAGCCCTGTCGCCCTCCAAAAAAGCGGCTGAAGGTAGTTTGAAATACCTGCTCTTCGGAGCCATTAGCTCAGCAATCATGCTCTACGGAATATCCTTGATCTACGGATTGACCGGAACTCTTGATTTTACTGACCCAGCTATGCGATTTGAGCTGGCCAGAAAGGTACCTTTTGTCATGTATACTGCTATATTCATGACGTTTGGGGGAATTCTTTTCAAACTATCACTCGTTCCCTTTCATGTCTGGGCACCGGATGTATACGAAGCTACCCCTACACCCTTGGTTTCATTCTTATCGGTAGCTCCCAAAGCCGCTGTTCTTTTGGTGTTGATGCGAGCAGTAAGCGCCTTACCCACTGAACTCCTTCCTCTACTGGGTGGCATAGCGCTAATCAGCATTATAATTGGAAATGTTGCCGCCCTCTGGCAGCAGAATGCCCGCCGCTTACTTGCCTATTCATCCATTGCGCAAGCCGGGTACCTCATTATTGGTATTGTGGCTTTTACTGCATTAGGATTCGAAAGCGCTACTTTTTACATGGCGGCTTATCTATTGCTTAACATGGGCGCCTTCTTGTTAATTGATCTGTTGCGGCCCCGTTCTCAAACAATTCTTTCGGAATATGCCGGATTAGGTAAGAAGCATATTTGGATAGCCAGTACTCTCACACTCATTATGGTAGCGTTAGCGGGGTTACCCCCCACAGTAGGATTTACTGCAAAGTGGTTAGTTTTTTCAGCCCTGTGGGATAGTTATCAAGCACAGGGACAGCCTTGGTTAATGTGGCTGCTGATTGTCGGAATCATTAATGCTGCCATTTCGCTCGCTTATTACTTACGACTTCCCTATTTGCTGTTTTTTAAACCTGCTCTTTCCCAGCCCATAAAGCCTAGATTTCCTGTTACCGTCAATATAATAGTTGGTACATTATTGGCGGCTATACTGCTATTGTTTTTCAAGCCTGAATTTCTGATGGTATGGATTCGGACGATGTCCCTTTAG
- a CDS encoding response regulator transcription factor has product MSAAKATQVFQKILVVDDDPDIVELLEYNLQKEGYEVATASDGRQGLQLAKDFRPDLILLDIMMPQQDGIETARMIRGDNDLRDTYIMFLTARSEEYSEIAAFEIGADDYITKPIKPRALMSRINALFRREAQKSDSGDEVEIAGLSIDRKNYSVTQEGKSIILPKKEFELLFFLAQSPNKVFSREELLHKIWGADIYVLERTVDVHVRKLREKLGDKFIKTLKGVGYMFTDQPE; this is encoded by the coding sequence ATGAGTGCCGCAAAAGCAACCCAGGTGTTTCAGAAGATACTCGTGGTTGATGATGATCCGGATATCGTAGAACTACTAGAATACAACCTTCAGAAGGAAGGCTATGAGGTAGCAACGGCATCTGACGGGCGTCAGGGCCTGCAATTAGCTAAAGATTTTCGTCCTGACCTGATTCTGCTCGATATCATGATGCCCCAACAGGATGGTATCGAAACCGCTCGTATGATTCGGGGGGATAACGACCTGCGTGATACTTACATCATGTTTCTAACGGCACGCTCGGAAGAGTATTCCGAAATAGCCGCTTTTGAGATCGGGGCCGACGATTATATTACCAAGCCCATCAAACCCCGGGCTTTGATGAGCCGTATCAATGCGCTTTTTCGCCGCGAGGCTCAGAAATCAGATAGTGGGGATGAGGTAGAAATCGCCGGTTTATCTATTGATCGTAAAAATTACTCAGTCACCCAGGAAGGCAAATCAATCATTCTTCCCAAGAAGGAATTTGAACTGTTGTTCTTTCTAGCCCAAAGTCCTAATAAAGTGTTCAGTCGGGAAGAACTTCTACATAAAATATGGGGAGCCGATATTTATGTGCTTGAACGCACGGTAGACGTACACGTTCGGAAACTCCGTGAAAAACTGGGAGATAAATTTATCAAAACCTTGAAAGGGGTGGGATATATGTTCACTGATCAACCCGAGTAG
- a CDS encoding AI-2E family transporter — MHSFSGSIQEGKDKKKLPSYVKSAAVLVTLIAGVYILHALHETLIPLLFSVLVSILLFPVCSRLERWKFPRVLAITLSILLFIVVIAALIYLVTIQVAGFADELPRITQKAEALLEQLTSMGERYFDVSRSEQVSRAKGYLINLLSDSRALLLGTLVATTGTLTTAALVPLYVFFFLLYRDFFRRFVHKAFYKVPKHKLNTILNKIYEVIQSYLVGLVLVIAIVGVLNTIGLLILGIDYAIFFGFLAAFLILIPYIGILIGSLFPALMSIITEDSAWYAVGVIGVMSFVQFLEGNFITPNIVGSKVSINPFAAVVMLLLGDNCGDCRDWYWLCR; from the coding sequence ATGCATTCATTTTCGGGTTCTATACAGGAAGGCAAAGATAAAAAGAAATTGCCGAGCTATGTGAAATCGGCGGCCGTGTTGGTTACACTGATTGCGGGGGTTTATATTCTGCATGCCCTGCACGAAACGTTAATCCCCTTACTCTTTTCGGTATTAGTTTCCATTTTGCTTTTTCCGGTATGCTCGCGCCTTGAACGGTGGAAATTCCCAAGGGTGCTGGCTATCACACTGAGTATTCTGCTATTCATCGTGGTTATCGCTGCGCTCATCTACCTGGTGACCATTCAGGTAGCGGGCTTTGCTGACGAACTTCCCCGCATCACCCAAAAAGCAGAAGCCTTACTTGAGCAACTCACTTCAATGGGCGAGCGCTATTTTGATGTCAGCCGCTCCGAACAGGTCAGCCGGGCCAAAGGTTATCTTATCAACCTCCTCAGCGACAGCCGGGCTCTGTTGCTGGGTACTTTGGTGGCTACCACAGGTACCCTCACAACTGCCGCCCTGGTACCCTTGTACGTATTTTTCTTCCTGTTGTACCGCGATTTTTTTCGCCGGTTTGTGCACAAGGCTTTTTATAAAGTACCCAAGCACAAGCTCAATACCATTCTGAACAAAATCTATGAGGTGATCCAGAGCTACCTGGTGGGCCTGGTACTTGTAATTGCCATTGTCGGAGTGCTCAATACCATCGGGCTGCTTATTCTGGGCATTGATTACGCTATTTTCTTCGGATTTCTGGCTGCTTTCCTGATCCTTATTCCTTACATCGGAATTTTGATTGGGTCGCTTTTCCCGGCCTTGATGAGTATCATTACCGAAGACTCGGCCTGGTATGCCGTTGGCGTCATCGGGGTCATGAGTTTTGTGCAGTTTCTGGAAGGTAATTTCATCACGCCCAATATTGTCGGCTCCAAAGTAAGCATCAATCCCTTTGCAGCCGTCGTGATGCTATTGCTGGGGGACAATTGTGGGGACTGCCGGGATTGGTATTGGCTTTGCCGCTGA
- a CDS encoding LON peptidase substrate-binding domain-containing protein, with protein sequence MSVFLPFFPLNLVAYPGEKLNLHIFEERYRQLINECLESGGTFGIPTYLDNRLPGCGTEMRVRTLHERHPDGSMDISTEGLRVFRIDSFDNPVADKLYAGGEITYLPEETDLIRPLPQLTELLDKLYGLLATPVAYDREKKPFSFQVAHKVGLSLQDEYELLTLSHESARQQFLIQHLQKVIPVVSEMEQTKSRIRMNGHFKNLDPLNF encoded by the coding sequence ATGTCCGTGTTTTTGCCTTTTTTTCCCTTAAACCTGGTCGCCTATCCCGGCGAAAAACTCAACCTGCATATTTTTGAAGAGCGATACCGGCAGTTGATCAACGAGTGTCTGGAAAGCGGGGGTACCTTTGGAATTCCGACCTACCTGGACAACCGATTGCCCGGCTGCGGCACCGAAATGAGGGTACGTACCCTGCACGAGCGCCATCCCGACGGCAGTATGGACATTTCCACCGAAGGCCTGCGGGTTTTCAGAATCGATAGCTTTGACAACCCGGTGGCCGATAAATTATATGCCGGGGGAGAGATCACCTACCTGCCCGAAGAAACGGATCTGATCCGTCCCTTGCCTCAACTCACTGAATTACTGGACAAACTCTACGGCCTGCTGGCGACCCCGGTCGCCTATGACCGGGAGAAAAAGCCGTTCTCCTTTCAGGTAGCCCATAAGGTAGGGTTATCGTTGCAGGATGAGTACGAATTGCTCACCCTAAGCCATGAGAGTGCGCGCCAGCAGTTTTTGATTCAACATCTGCAGAAGGTAATCCCGGTAGTATCCGAAATGGAGCAAACCAAAAGCCGCATTCGAATGAACGGGCATTTCAAGAATCTTGATCCGCTGAATTTTTAG
- a CDS encoding gliding motility lipoprotein GldH gives MKVIKSAVLLFLLVISAGCDENTLYKAYEDIEDGLWYVNKKYTFQFEVTDASQPYNLYYLVRNAQQYPYYNLYLTREMKGPDGKTVFSRLDEMYLSDQTTGKPRGSGLGDLFDHKFVFQRNFLFPGPGKYTITLTQSMRQNPLPYIMGVGLSVERTPVAVP, from the coding sequence ATGAAAGTCATAAAATCAGCCGTCCTTTTATTCCTGTTGGTAATCAGCGCTGGTTGCGACGAAAACACGCTGTATAAAGCTTACGAGGATATTGAGGACGGGCTGTGGTATGTGAATAAAAAATATACGTTTCAGTTCGAGGTGACCGATGCATCGCAACCTTACAACTTGTACTATTTGGTTCGGAACGCCCAGCAGTACCCTTATTACAACCTGTACCTGACCCGCGAAATGAAAGGACCGGATGGCAAGACCGTTTTCTCCCGACTGGACGAAATGTACCTCTCTGACCAGACCACTGGCAAGCCCCGGGGTAGTGGCCTGGGCGATTTGTTCGATCACAAATTTGTTTTTCAGCGCAACTTCCTTTTTCCCGGTCCGGGCAAGTATACCATTACCTTGACCCAATCCATGCGACAAAACCCACTTCCCTATATCATGGGCGTGGGTCTGAGCGTCGAAAGAACGCCTGTTGCCGTTCCATAA
- a CDS encoding GNAT family N-acetyltransferase — protein MAFSFRLAGEMDVDSLREFSERLFRTTYGAQNTPENMAMYCQEAFSVKNFAEDFNRDDVRYLLATEQGQIAAYAKLVLGKGWGTLVPQIGVELARFYLDVPFQGRGLATTFMAYCQQWLRQQGFSMLWLGVWPQNVRALRFYQKEGFEKVSTGRFLLGTDPQVDDIMQKVS, from the coding sequence ATGGCTTTTTCTTTCCGACTGGCCGGAGAAATGGATGTGGATTCCTTACGGGAATTCAGTGAACGGCTTTTCAGAACAACTTACGGGGCACAGAATACGCCCGAAAACATGGCGATGTATTGCCAGGAAGCTTTCTCCGTAAAAAACTTTGCCGAAGATTTCAATCGGGACGATGTACGGTACCTGCTGGCTACTGAGCAAGGGCAGATTGCGGCTTACGCCAAGCTAGTACTTGGCAAAGGATGGGGTACCCTGGTACCCCAGATCGGCGTGGAGCTAGCCCGATTTTACCTTGATGTTCCCTTTCAGGGCCGCGGGCTAGCCACAACTTTCATGGCTTACTGTCAGCAGTGGTTACGTCAGCAGGGATTTTCGATGCTATGGTTGGGCGTTTGGCCGCAAAATGTACGCGCTCTGCGCTTTTACCAAAAGGAAGGCTTTGAAAAAGTGAGCACTGGCAGATTCCTGCTTGGTACCGACCCTCAGGTCGATGACATTATGCAAAAAGTTTCATAG